One Mycobacterium sp. SMC-4 DNA window includes the following coding sequences:
- a CDS encoding NDMA-dependent alcohol dehydrogenase, with product MKSRAAVLRGVGIDWDVTDIDLDPPHAGEVLVKMAYAGICHSDEHFFTGDSVPSKDMEELMRASGVPVPEWFPMLGGHEGSGIVEEVGPGVTALKPGDHVAVSFFPACGSCRWCATGHTYLCDVGADIYSKDMTTDGTRRRHVSGPDGVEDLMAMMQVGTFSEYVVASERSLVKIHDWIPLEAASLVSCGVTTGFGSGSVAAGTQPGDTVVVIGVGGIGMNAVQGARLAGAKHIVAVDPNEFKREIAPTFGATHTAVDAGSAVELVKELTWGVMADRVVLTPGVVPPDMVFVAMMMLRKGGTCVVTGMAKISDMMVPLVLPDMVSSCKTLKGVLYGELNPREAMPRLLSMYEAGTLKLDELVTRKYKLDDINEAMKDLRAGNNIRGVIAFE from the coding sequence ATGAAATCCAGGGCAGCGGTACTGCGAGGTGTCGGGATCGATTGGGATGTCACCGATATCGACCTCGACCCACCGCACGCAGGTGAAGTGCTCGTCAAGATGGCTTACGCCGGAATCTGTCACTCCGATGAGCACTTCTTCACCGGTGACAGCGTGCCCAGCAAGGACATGGAAGAGCTCATGCGGGCGTCCGGCGTACCGGTGCCCGAGTGGTTCCCGATGCTCGGCGGACACGAGGGCTCCGGCATCGTCGAAGAGGTCGGGCCGGGAGTCACGGCACTCAAACCCGGTGACCACGTCGCGGTCTCGTTCTTCCCCGCGTGCGGGAGCTGCCGCTGGTGCGCCACCGGGCACACCTACCTCTGTGATGTCGGCGCGGACATCTACAGCAAGGACATGACGACCGACGGCACGCGGCGCCGCCACGTCAGCGGGCCCGACGGTGTCGAGGACCTGATGGCGATGATGCAGGTCGGGACCTTCTCCGAGTACGTGGTCGCGTCCGAACGTTCTCTGGTCAAGATTCACGACTGGATTCCGCTCGAAGCGGCGTCGCTGGTCTCCTGCGGCGTCACGACGGGTTTCGGCTCGGGATCAGTGGCGGCGGGAACCCAGCCCGGCGACACGGTGGTCGTCATCGGAGTCGGTGGTATCGGAATGAACGCCGTGCAGGGCGCCAGACTCGCGGGCGCCAAGCACATCGTCGCCGTCGACCCCAATGAGTTCAAGCGTGAGATCGCGCCGACGTTCGGCGCCACCCATACCGCTGTCGACGCCGGAAGTGCGGTGGAGCTGGTCAAGGAGCTCACCTGGGGTGTGATGGCCGATCGGGTGGTGCTGACTCCTGGCGTCGTGCCCCCGGACATGGTGTTCGTTGCCATGATGATGCTGCGCAAAGGCGGTACCTGTGTAGTGACCGGAATGGCCAAGATCAGCGACATGATGGTGCCGCTGGTCCTGCCGGACATGGTCAGCTCGTGCAAAACCCTCAAGGGTGTGCTCTACGGCGAGTTGAACCCGCGTGAGGCGATGCCCCGACTGCTCTCCATGTACGAGGCGGGCACCCTCAAACTGGATGAACTCGTCACGCGCAAATACAAACTCGACGACATCAACGAGGCGATGAAGGACTTGCGGGCCGGGAACAATATCCGCGGGGTCATCGCCTTCGAGTGA
- a CDS encoding SDR family oxidoreductase: MSDINGLRIAVVGASAGLGRCIGVGLAQKGARVALLARRYDRLVDAAKEAGNGALAVACDATDGQMCQTAFAEVADGLGGLDALVYTTGMGVLAPLSDVTAEQWSQLFATNVTGASLVTAAAAPHLAQVQGTAIYLSSLSASYTTPWPLLGAYAVSKAALDKLVEAWRIEHPEIAFTRLAVGDSFGGTGDSQTEFNKNWDPEALDKAIRFWMSNGYMQGGLVDADHLTEVVESVIRCGKSSFIPYLTLAPRASDSVKELRKW; encoded by the coding sequence ATGTCTGACATCAACGGTCTGCGGATTGCCGTAGTCGGAGCCTCAGCGGGCCTGGGCCGGTGCATCGGGGTCGGACTGGCACAAAAGGGCGCGCGGGTGGCGCTGTTGGCGCGGCGGTACGACCGGCTGGTCGATGCCGCCAAAGAGGCAGGCAACGGCGCACTCGCCGTGGCCTGTGACGCCACCGACGGACAGATGTGCCAGACCGCCTTCGCCGAGGTGGCCGATGGCCTCGGCGGGCTGGACGCGCTGGTGTACACGACCGGCATGGGCGTGTTGGCACCGCTTTCCGATGTCACCGCCGAGCAGTGGTCACAGCTGTTCGCCACCAACGTCACCGGTGCTTCGCTGGTGACCGCAGCGGCCGCACCGCACCTGGCCCAGGTACAGGGCACGGCCATCTACCTGTCATCGTTGAGCGCTTCCTATACGACACCATGGCCCTTGTTGGGCGCCTACGCGGTCAGCAAGGCAGCGCTGGACAAACTCGTCGAAGCATGGCGGATCGAGCATCCCGAGATCGCGTTCACCCGGTTGGCTGTCGGCGACAGTTTCGGTGGCACAGGGGATTCTCAGACCGAGTTCAACAAGAACTGGGACCCGGAGGCCCTCGACAAAGCCATCCGGTTCTGGATGTCCAACGGTTACATGCAGGGCGGCTTGGTGGATGCTGATCACCTCACCGAGGTGGTGGAGTCAGTCATTCGTTGTGGCAAGAGCAGTTTCATTCCTTATCTCACACTGGCGCCCCGCGCCTCCGACTCGGTGAAAGAGCTTCGTAAATGGTGA
- a CDS encoding aldehyde dehydrogenase family protein — MVNHESRMLVDGKLVESETGRRFDNVNPATEEVLGSVADGTRADMERAVAAARSAFDNTDWSRNAAARAAGLRQLQAALEAEKEELRTELVAEVGCPVLSTYGPQLDVPLNEALTWPADMIDQFDWKRTLPDKDAFGMGTPAAREVWKEPIGVVGVIAPWNFPFEIILNKIGPILAMGNTCVLKPAPDTPWNATRIGRIIAEQTDIPPGVINIVPSSDHLVGEVLSTSPLVDMVAFTGSTATGRRVMKAAADTVKPVFLELGGKSVYLVLEDEGDLKASVAGSAFISMHAGQGCAMPTRLLVPNSRYDEAVEIVKVAMEKNKYGDPTDPSVLQGPQVSKRQQERVLGYIEKGKQEGARLVTGGKVPAHLPKGYFVEPTVFADVDNRMTIAQEEIFGPVLSVIGFNDDDEAVRIANDSIYGLSGVVFAKDLERAKSVASRIRTGTLGINGGLWYGADAPFGGYKQSGIGRQCGIEGLEIFTQTKTVGWPAS, encoded by the coding sequence ATGGTGAACCATGAATCCCGGATGCTCGTCGACGGCAAGCTCGTCGAGTCCGAAACCGGCCGCCGGTTCGACAACGTCAACCCCGCTACCGAAGAAGTGCTCGGCTCGGTGGCCGACGGCACGCGCGCCGACATGGAACGCGCAGTGGCCGCGGCACGCAGCGCGTTCGACAACACCGACTGGTCCCGTAACGCTGCAGCCCGGGCAGCCGGGTTGCGCCAGCTACAGGCCGCACTCGAGGCTGAGAAAGAAGAACTCCGCACCGAGCTCGTCGCCGAAGTCGGATGCCCGGTGCTGAGCACCTACGGCCCGCAGCTGGATGTGCCGCTCAATGAGGCATTGACCTGGCCTGCCGACATGATCGACCAATTCGATTGGAAGCGCACGCTTCCCGACAAGGACGCCTTCGGTATGGGTACACCGGCGGCTCGCGAAGTGTGGAAAGAGCCGATCGGCGTCGTCGGCGTCATCGCACCGTGGAACTTCCCGTTCGAGATCATCCTGAACAAGATCGGTCCGATCCTGGCGATGGGCAACACCTGTGTGCTCAAGCCCGCCCCGGATACCCCGTGGAACGCCACTCGGATCGGTCGGATCATCGCCGAGCAGACGGATATCCCCCCAGGTGTCATCAACATTGTCCCGTCCTCGGATCACCTCGTCGGTGAGGTGCTGTCGACCTCTCCCCTGGTCGACATGGTCGCGTTCACCGGCTCGACCGCGACCGGGCGAAGAGTGATGAAGGCCGCCGCCGACACGGTGAAGCCGGTCTTCCTCGAACTCGGCGGGAAGTCGGTCTACCTGGTTCTCGAAGACGAGGGCGACCTGAAGGCCTCCGTGGCCGGAAGTGCGTTCATTTCCATGCATGCCGGCCAAGGGTGTGCCATGCCGACTCGACTCCTGGTGCCCAACTCCCGCTACGACGAGGCGGTCGAAATCGTCAAGGTGGCCATGGAGAAGAACAAGTACGGCGACCCCACCGATCCTTCCGTGCTGCAAGGACCGCAGGTGTCCAAGCGTCAACAGGAGCGGGTACTGGGCTACATCGAGAAAGGCAAGCAGGAAGGCGCCCGGCTGGTCACCGGGGGCAAGGTTCCAGCTCATCTGCCCAAGGGATATTTCGTCGAGCCGACCGTGTTCGCCGACGTCGACAACCGGATGACCATCGCTCAAGAGGAGATCTTCGGACCGGTGTTGTCGGTCATCGGGTTCAACGATGACGACGAGGCCGTGCGGATCGCCAACGATTCCATCTACGGGCTCTCCGGCGTCGTGTTCGCCAAGGATCTCGAGCGCGCCAAGAGTGTCGCCTCGCGCATCCGCACAGGCACTCTCGGCATCAACGGAGGTCTGTGGTACGGCGCCGACGCTCCGTTCGGTGGCTACAAGCAGTCAGGTATCGGCCGCCAATGCGGCATCGAGGGACTGGAGATCTTCACCCAGACCAAGACAGTCGGCTGGCCGGCGTCCTAA
- a CDS encoding TetR/AcrR family transcriptional regulator: protein MAKRGGTDVERRARGDQTRRDLIEAGRSLFVECGYFHTSIGDLVVASGVGTHGAFYHHFKDKAELFRAVFEEVERDLTLRSIAAPPKGADAWKRLTRGLHDFLEAALEREVQQVMLVDGPVVLGWETLRAIQQGNSMALIDEVVREAIADGAIDDQPVGELTHMLVAAVEEAALLVAHATDFDAARRRAAAILDRMLLSFVTESPKALRK from the coding sequence ATGGCCAAGCGCGGCGGCACCGACGTCGAACGTCGAGCCCGGGGCGACCAGACCCGAAGAGACCTCATCGAGGCGGGCCGTTCGCTGTTCGTCGAATGCGGGTACTTCCACACCAGCATCGGAGATCTCGTCGTCGCGTCCGGGGTGGGTACGCACGGGGCTTTCTACCACCACTTCAAGGACAAAGCGGAACTCTTTCGGGCCGTGTTCGAAGAAGTCGAACGCGACCTCACGTTACGGTCGATTGCCGCGCCGCCGAAAGGCGCCGACGCATGGAAGCGGCTCACCCGTGGCCTGCATGACTTCCTCGAAGCCGCGCTCGAGCGCGAGGTGCAGCAGGTGATGCTCGTCGACGGTCCGGTGGTGCTCGGATGGGAGACACTGCGCGCAATACAGCAAGGCAACAGCATGGCCCTCATCGACGAGGTGGTCAGGGAGGCGATCGCCGACGGCGCCATCGACGATCAACCGGTCGGCGAACTGACCCATATGCTGGTCGCCGCCGTCGAGGAGGCCGCCCTCCTGGTGGCGCACGCGACCGACTTCGATGCCGCCCGCCGGCGAGCCGCCGCGATTCTGGACCGGATGCTGCTCAGCTTCGTTACGGAATCACCAAAAGCACTGCGAAAGTGA
- a CDS encoding ABC transporter substrate-binding protein, translating into MADNEVRAYGSVAPLKVGLLNDYPTQGTTDNDTVAALTLVMEEALASGLIDRPVELVHRSVVGLPNGTYKAVERAFDELVEEGCLAIFGPWVSDNVVPLRPHVDATAQAPIITLSGSEGALGEWCFALNNGSMAEEPVMLAAVMIGDGHSRIVIAYESSLIGREYLAGATKAYTAAGLTVVSAMAIPQVEADKAAVVQALREAEPDALVHVGFGHGLWGFSDALSAAGWDPPRYTTTAFELAHVNAEWMRQLSGWIGLDSYDERNTVGQAFLDRFEARYGRRPGHSMPGLAHDAATVIVRGLSMARPLTGEGVKDGIEQVKLIPAASGAPGTFLRFGRHIRQGWLGSDYLVARRILGDGSAHVFHAAPSEHIAQAVGVQST; encoded by the coding sequence ATGGCTGACAACGAAGTTCGCGCATACGGGTCGGTGGCACCCCTGAAAGTGGGCCTGCTCAACGACTATCCGACGCAGGGCACCACTGACAACGACACTGTCGCGGCGCTCACGCTGGTGATGGAGGAAGCTCTCGCGTCCGGTCTGATAGATCGACCGGTGGAGCTCGTGCACCGCAGCGTCGTCGGTCTGCCCAACGGTACCTACAAGGCGGTCGAGCGGGCGTTCGATGAGCTGGTCGAGGAAGGGTGCCTGGCGATCTTTGGTCCCTGGGTGTCCGACAACGTGGTGCCTCTGCGCCCGCACGTCGACGCCACCGCGCAGGCGCCGATCATCACCCTGTCAGGGTCAGAGGGTGCACTCGGAGAGTGGTGTTTTGCCCTGAACAACGGATCGATGGCTGAGGAGCCGGTGATGCTCGCCGCCGTGATGATCGGTGACGGCCATTCCCGCATCGTGATCGCCTACGAGTCGTCGTTGATCGGCCGGGAGTACCTGGCCGGTGCCACCAAGGCGTACACCGCAGCTGGTTTGACTGTTGTCTCGGCCATGGCGATTCCACAGGTCGAAGCCGACAAGGCGGCGGTGGTGCAGGCGTTGCGCGAGGCCGAACCCGATGCTCTTGTGCACGTCGGATTCGGACATGGCTTGTGGGGTTTCTCGGACGCGTTGTCGGCGGCCGGCTGGGATCCGCCGAGGTACACCACCACCGCGTTCGAGCTTGCGCACGTCAATGCCGAATGGATGCGTCAACTGTCCGGATGGATCGGGCTCGACAGTTACGACGAACGCAACACCGTCGGTCAGGCTTTCCTGGACCGCTTCGAGGCCCGGTATGGCCGTCGCCCGGGTCACTCGATGCCGGGGCTGGCCCACGATGCGGCGACCGTGATCGTGCGCGGGTTGTCGATGGCTCGGCCGCTGACGGGCGAGGGAGTCAAGGACGGGATCGAGCAGGTCAAGCTCATCCCGGCGGCCAGCGGAGCGCCGGGGACGTTCCTGAGGTTCGGCCGACACATCCGCCAGGGCTGGTTGGGGTCGGATTACCTCGTCGCGCGCCGGATTCTGGGGGACGGATCGGCGCATGTCTTTCACGCCGCACCCAGCGAGCACATCGCCCAGGCGGTCGGCGTGCAGTCAACGTAG
- a CDS encoding dihydrodipicolinate synthase, producing MAIRVAQWATGAVGRAALQELIENDDFQLAGVLVYDPDKAGRDAATLCGLPLPSGVEATASKEDIVALRPDVVIHAASKAHAVETNAEDICRLLAAGINVISTTSYNHLPTYGADTEEAFVDACRAGGSRFHAAGENPGFMFERLVTTVTGLSKRIDRIDLYEATDVSSVDSRPMLVDLMGMGRPPEDVTVDSPIIGKLDMAYRQALNATADVLGISLSHIEIAVDATTLPHDIEVKAGVIEAGTVVGQRFSWVGHWSDRPLLAIHEEWVLTRDLPQWGLKPLKRGQRAPLIRAVIAGNPSFELQLDVGGDDGRPTGTHAHPGHIMIAMSAVRAIPYVLAQPPGIVTAPVFGAIQLR from the coding sequence TTGGCTATTCGAGTCGCACAGTGGGCAACCGGAGCGGTGGGTCGTGCCGCGCTGCAGGAACTGATCGAGAATGATGATTTTCAGCTGGCCGGGGTGTTGGTCTACGACCCTGACAAGGCCGGACGCGACGCCGCAACGTTGTGCGGACTCCCTCTGCCCTCCGGCGTCGAGGCCACGGCATCAAAAGAGGACATCGTCGCTCTGCGGCCCGACGTGGTCATCCACGCGGCAAGCAAGGCACACGCAGTGGAAACCAACGCCGAGGACATCTGCCGGTTGCTTGCGGCCGGAATCAACGTGATATCCACGACCTCGTACAACCACCTGCCCACCTACGGCGCGGATACCGAAGAGGCGTTCGTCGACGCCTGCCGCGCGGGTGGATCACGCTTTCACGCCGCCGGAGAGAACCCTGGCTTCATGTTCGAACGGCTCGTGACGACCGTGACCGGCCTGAGCAAGAGAATCGATCGTATCGACCTGTACGAGGCGACCGACGTCTCCTCGGTGGACAGTAGGCCGATGCTTGTCGACCTGATGGGAATGGGCCGACCGCCCGAAGACGTGACGGTCGACTCACCGATCATCGGCAAGCTGGACATGGCCTATCGGCAGGCCCTCAATGCCACGGCCGACGTCCTGGGAATCAGCCTCTCTCACATCGAGATTGCCGTCGATGCCACCACGCTGCCACATGACATCGAAGTCAAGGCCGGCGTCATCGAGGCAGGAACCGTTGTTGGACAGCGGTTTTCCTGGGTAGGCCACTGGTCGGACCGACCGCTGCTGGCCATCCACGAGGAATGGGTGCTCACCCGCGACCTGCCACAGTGGGGCCTCAAGCCACTCAAGCGCGGCCAACGCGCACCGCTGATCCGCGCCGTCATCGCCGGCAATCCGAGCTTCGAGCTGCAACTCGACGTCGGAGGCGACGACGGACGGCCCACCGGTACACACGCACATCCGGGCCACATCATGATCGCCATGAGCGCTGTGCGCGCCATTCCCTATGTGCTCGCACAGCCCCCCGGCATCGTGACCGCCCCGGTCTTCGGAGCGATACAGCTACGTTGA
- a CDS encoding amidohydrolase family protein: MQPEDMILVSVDDHLVEPPNLFEGRVAGKFADEAPRVIRQDDGSEVWTFNGAIVPNIGLNAVAGRPREEYGVEPTAFDEMRPGCYDIHERVKDMNAGGVLGSMCFPSFPGFAGRLFATHKDKDLALAVTQAYNDWHIDEWCGTYPGRFLPMGLPVLWDPHLCAAEIRRNAEKGCHSLTFTENPATLGFPSFHEEYWDPMWRALSDTGTVLSVHLGSSGKITMTAENAPVDVMITLQPMNVCSAAADLLWSRVIKEFPDVRFALSEGGTGWIPYFIDRLDRTYEMHRLWTGQDFGDKLPSEIFRERFMTCFIADPIGIKLRHDIGIDNISWECDYPHSDSSWPTAAEELAEVMAGMPDDEINKITYENACRWYSFDPFQHRTREQCTVGALRTEAGDHDVSVRSYDQGRFEKAVGVSLGSMGAKLDV; this comes from the coding sequence ATGCAGCCCGAAGACATGATCCTGGTCAGCGTTGACGACCATCTTGTCGAACCGCCCAACCTGTTCGAAGGAAGAGTCGCCGGCAAGTTCGCCGACGAAGCTCCGCGGGTGATCCGTCAGGACGACGGCTCCGAGGTGTGGACGTTCAACGGCGCCATCGTGCCCAACATCGGACTGAACGCCGTGGCCGGCCGTCCTCGCGAAGAGTACGGCGTCGAGCCCACCGCCTTCGACGAAATGCGCCCCGGCTGCTACGACATCCACGAGCGCGTCAAGGATATGAACGCCGGCGGCGTGCTCGGCTCCATGTGCTTCCCCTCCTTCCCCGGATTCGCCGGTCGCCTCTTTGCCACCCACAAGGACAAGGACCTCGCACTCGCGGTCACCCAGGCATACAACGACTGGCATATCGACGAGTGGTGCGGCACCTATCCGGGCAGGTTCCTACCGATGGGGCTGCCTGTGCTGTGGGACCCGCACCTGTGCGCAGCGGAAATCCGTCGAAATGCTGAAAAAGGCTGTCACTCACTGACGTTCACCGAGAATCCGGCCACATTGGGGTTCCCCAGCTTCCACGAGGAGTACTGGGACCCGATGTGGCGGGCACTCTCGGACACCGGTACGGTGCTGTCGGTTCATCTGGGCTCCTCGGGGAAGATCACGATGACTGCCGAGAATGCGCCCGTCGACGTGATGATCACTCTGCAGCCGATGAATGTCTGTTCGGCGGCAGCAGACCTCCTGTGGTCGCGCGTGATCAAGGAGTTCCCGGACGTCCGATTCGCGCTGTCCGAGGGCGGCACCGGGTGGATTCCCTACTTCATCGACCGACTCGACCGCACCTACGAGATGCACCGCCTGTGGACCGGTCAGGATTTCGGCGACAAATTGCCCAGCGAGATCTTCCGCGAACGCTTCATGACGTGTTTCATCGCCGACCCGATCGGCATCAAGCTGCGGCACGACATCGGCATCGACAACATCTCCTGGGAATGCGACTACCCGCATTCCGACTCTTCATGGCCCACAGCTGCCGAGGAGCTCGCCGAGGTGATGGCCGGAATGCCCGACGACGAGATCAACAAGATCACCTACGAGAACGCCTGCCGCTGGTATTCGTTTGACCCGTTCCAGCACCGTACTCGCGAACAATGCACCGTCGGGGCGCTGCGCACCGAGGCCGGCGACCATGACGTCAGCGTTCGAAGCTACGACCAGGGGCGCTTCGAGAAGGCTGTCGGTGTTTCCCTGGGCTCGATGGGAGCAAAACTCGATGTCTGA